From the Brachyhypopomus gauderio isolate BG-103 chromosome 5, BGAUD_0.2, whole genome shotgun sequence genome, one window contains:
- the flncb gene encoding filamin-C isoform X2 — translation MMSNNTYYEQQPLYYQGTDHGEEEEEMPATEKDLAEDAPWKKIQQNTFTRWCNEHLKCINKKIVDLQKDLSDGLKLIGLLEVLSQKKMYRKYHARPNFRQMKLENVSVALEFLEREHIKLVSIDSKAIVDGNLKLILGLIWTLILHYSISMPMWEDEDDEDAKKLTPKQRLLGWIQNKVPQLPINNFHRDWRDGKALGALVDNCAPGLCPDWEMWDPSQPVENAREAMQQADDWLGVPQVIAPEEIVDPNVDEHSVMTYLSQFPKAKLKPGAPLRSKTLHPKLAKAYGPGIEPRGNMVLRPAEFMVETVEAGLGEVLVYIEDPEGHTEEARVIPNNDKNRTYSVVYVPKVEGLHKVKVLFAGQDINHSPFLVEVSRSLGDPSKVQARGPGLEPVGNVANKPTYFDIYTAGAGAGDVGVIIVDSQGRRDTVEIVLENRGDSVFRCTYGPVLEGPHVVYVTFAGQQIPRSPFSVHISEAPPSSVPAGSPVQIIPQSIRTPPSEKAKKVPPPTPPKPRRPTSNPNACRAIGRGLQPKGVRVKEVADFKVYTRGAGSGDLRVLIKGPTGGDEPVKVRDLGDGVYECDYYPIFAGKYTVIITWGGHTIPRSPFEVLVSEEAGAQKVRAWGPGLETGMVGKSADFVVEAIGTEVGTLGFSIEGPSQAKIECDDKGDGSCDVLYWPTEPGDYAVHVICDDEDIKDSPFMAHILPAANDVFPEKVECYGPGLEPTGCIVNRAAEFTIDARGAGRGELRIYAQDSEGFPIDIQITDNGDSTFFCVYMPTKPIKHTIIITWGGVNVPNSPYRVAIGEGSHPENVKVYGPGVEKAGLKAGEPTYFTVDCSEAGQGDVSIGIKCAPGVVGPAEADIDFDIIKNDNDTFTVKYTPPGPGRYTIMVLFADQEIPISPFRIKVDPSHDANKVKAEGPGLCKTGVEVGKPTHFTIYTKGAGKATPEVHFTGALKREAVTDFEIIDNHDYSFTVRYTAIQQGNMSISVSHGGDPIPRSPFTITVAPSLDLSKVKIQGLNTKVDVGKDQEFTINTRGAGGQGKVDVKITSPSRRPIPCKVESGTANEVHTVKYIPPEEGPYKVDISYDGNPVPGSPFTVEGVMPPDPSKVRAYGPGLKGGTVGKPAPFAIDTKGAGTGGLGLTVEGPCEAKIECQDNGDGSCSVSYLPTEPGEYAINILFADAHIPGSPFKATVQSVFDPSKVTASGPGLERGKVDEASRFTVDCSKAGEAELTIEIISDSGAKVEVHVQNNSDGTYSITYIPPFHGIYTITIKYGGHAVPKFPARVQVDPSVDTSGIKVYGPGVEPKGVLKEVTSHFIVDTRAHNKMGGNHIKVRIVNPSGVNTEAYVTDVGDGTYRVEYTAYEDGVHLIEVLYDDVSVPKSPFRVMVTEGCDPSRVRAYGPGLEEGLVNIPNRFTVETRGAGTGGLGLAIEGPSEAKMSCKDNKDGSCSVEYIPFTPGDYDVNITFGGLPIPGSAFRVPVRELVDPSKVRCSGPGLGNAVRAHVPQTFTVDCSKAGLAHLEVLLYGPSGAAEPVSVTDNGDGTHTVIYTPAKDGPYTVCVKYADQEVPRSPFKVKALPAHDASKVRASGPGLNASGVPASLPVEFTIDARDAGEGLLTVQILDPDGCRREVSLYVEDWGRRVWDSHIVKGTIPFYILRKGCDPEGKPKKANIRDNRDGTYTVSYVPDMAGRYTITIKYGGDEIPYSPFRIHALPSGDASKCLVTVSIGGHGLGSGLGSTIQIGEETVITVDAKAAGKGKVTCKVSTPDGAELDVDVVENSDGTFDIYYTAPEPGKYVITIRFGGEQIPNSPFHVVASEERVTAMNGMEPMLRPFHLLIPFTVQKGEITGEVRMPSGKTARPHITDNKDGTVTVKYAPTEKGLHEMDIKYDSNHIPGSPLQFYVDAINSGHVTAFGPGLSHGTVNKPAVFTIVTKNAGEGGLSLAVEGPSKAEISCKDNKDGTCTVSYLPTAPGDYNIIVKFDDKHIPGSPFTAKITGDDSMRTSQLNVGTATDVSLKITETDLSSLTASIRAPSGNEEPCLLKRLPNRHIGISFTPKEVGEHVVSVKKSGKHVTNSPFKIMVGQSEIGDASKVKMFGKGLVEGRTFEVAEFIVDTRSAGYGGLGLSIEGPSKVDINCEDVEDGTCRVTYCPTEPGTYIINIKFADQHVPGSPFTVKVLGEGRMKESITRRRQAPSIATVGSTCDLNLKIPGNWFQMVSAQERLTRTFTRSSHTYTRTERTEFSKTRAGETKREVRVEESTQLGADPFRDVFGGFMGRDNMGPFSGAQARQPEGETSTQEMTALVTSPSGRTGDGEIVEGEDSTYSVRFVPQEMGPHTVSVKYRGQHVPGSPFQFTVGPLGEGGAHKVRAGGTGLDRGVAGVPAEFSIWTREAGAGGLSIAVEGPSKAEISFEDRKDGSCGVSYVVQEPGDYEVSIKFNDEHIPDSPFIVPIATLSSDARRLTVTSLQEMALRVNQEASFAVQLNGARGVIDAKVHTPSGAVEECYITELDNDKHAIHFTPRENGVHSIHVCFDGGHIPGSPFKIRVGEPGQAGDPGMVSAFGPGLEGGTTGIPSEFVVNTCNAGSGALSVTIDGPSKVKMDCQECAEGYKVTYMPMAPGSYLISIKYGGPQHIVGSPFKAKVSGARLSGGHSLHETSSVLVETVTKSSTTAGSTFSSLPKFSSDASKVVSRGAGLSTAFIGQKNIFTVDCSKAGTNMLMVGVHGPKAPCEEVYVKHMGNRMYNVTYTVKEKGDYILIVKWGDEMVPGSPFRVTVP, via the exons ACAGTAAAGCCATCGTGGACGGGAACCTGAAGCTCATCCTGGGCCTGATATGGACCCTCATCCTGCACTACTCCATCTCCATGCCCATGTGGGAGGATGAGGACGATGAAGACGCCAAGAAGCTCACTCCCAAGCAGCGTCTGTTGGGCTGGATCCAGAACAAGGTTCCCCAGCTGCCCATCAACAACTTCCACCGCGACTGGAGGGACGGCAAAGCCCTGGGAGCCCTGGTGGACAACTGTGCCCCTG gTCTCTGCCCGGACTGGGAGATGTGGGACCCCAGTCAGCCTGTGGAGAACGCCCGAGAGGCCATGCAGCAGGCTGACGACTGGCTCGGGGTGCCACAG GTGATAGCTCCCGAGGAGATTGTGGACCCAAACGTAGACGAGCACTCCGTGATGACCTACCTGTCCCAGTTCCCCAAAGCCAAGCTGAAGCCAGGAGCCCCGCTGCGCTCCAAAACCCTGCACCCGAAGCTGGCCAAGGCTTATGGGCCCG GCATTGAGCCCAGAGGCAACATGGTGTTAAGACCGGCTGAATTCATGGTGGAGACCGTGGAGGCAGGACTCGGAGAAGTGCTGGTGTATATCGAGGATCCTGAGGGTCATACAGAAGAG GCCAGAGTGATCCCCAACAATGACAAGAACAGGACCTACTCCGTCGTTTATGTCCCCAAGGTGGAGGGACTTCATAAG GTGAAGGTGCTCTTTGCTGGGCAGGATATTAATCACAGCCCTTTTCTAGTGGAAGTATCAAGATCGCTAGGAGACCCCAGCAAAGTACAAGCGCGTGGCCCTGGTTTGGAGCCAGTGGGGAACGTGGCCAACAAGCCCACCTACTTTGACATCTATACGGCAG GCGCAGGCGCTGGGGATGTCGGGGTGATCATTGTGGACTCTCAGGGACGCAGGGACACGGTGGAGATTGTCCTGGAGAACAGAGGGGACAGCGTCTTCCGCTGCACCTACGGCCCCGTGCTTGAGGGCCCTCACGTCGTCTACGTCACGTTCGCTGGCCAGCAGATACCCAGAAGCCCCTTCAGTGTCCACATCTCCGAGG CTCCTCCCAGCAGTGTTCCGGCCGGCTCCCCGGTTCAGATAATACCCCAGTCTATTCGCACGCCGCCCTCTGAAAAGGCCAAGAAAGTGCCCCCCCCAACGCCGCCCAAACCCAGGCGACCAA CGAGTAACCCGAACGCGTGTCGTGCCATCGGTCGGGGACTGCAGCCCAAGGGCGTCCGTGTGAAGGAGGTGGCGGACTTTAAGGTGTACACGCGAGGAGCTGGGAGCGGGGACCTCCGCGTGCTCATCAAAGGCCCAA ctggggGAGATGAGCCCGTGAAGGTGCGCGATTTAGGTGATGGAGTGTACGAGTGTGACTACTATCCCATTTTCGCTGGAAAATACACTGTGATCATCACCTGGGGCGGTCACACCATCCCACGCAG tcctttCGAGGTGCTGGTCAGTGAGGAAGCAGGAGCTCAGAAGGTGAGAGCGTGGGGCCCAGGCCTGGAGACCGGGATGGTGGGCAAGTCCGCTGACTTTGTGGTGGAGGCGATCGGCACGGAGGTGGGGACCCTGG gattCTCCATTGAGGGCCCATCACAAGCGAAGATTGAATGTGATGATAAGGGTGATGGTTCCTGTGATGTTCTTTATTGGCCCACTGAGCCTGGCGACTACGCTGTCCACGTGATCTGTGATGACGAGGATATTAAGGACAGCCCCTTCATGGCCCACATCCTCCCTGCAGCCAATGACGTCTTCCCTGAGAAG GTGGAATGTTATGGGCCGGGCCTGGAGCCCACCGGCTGCATTGTAAACAGAGCAGCAGAATTCACCATCGACGCCCGAGGTGCAGGCCGGGGAGAGCTAAGGATCTATGCCCAG GACTCAGAAGGCTTCCCCATTGACATCCAGATCACCGATAACGGCGACAGCACCTTCTTCTGCGTTTACATGCCCACCAAGCCTATCAAGCACACCATTATCATCACCTGGGGAGGGGTCAACGTGCCAAACAGCCCATACAGG GTGGCCATCGGGGAGGGCAGCCACCCAGAGAACGTGAAGGTGTACGGGCCGGGCGTGGAGAAGGCTGGTCTGAAGGCTGGAGAACCAACGTACTTCACCGTGGACTGCAGCGAAGCTGGTCAAG GAGACGTGAGCATCGGGATCAAGTGTGCTCCCGGCGTGGTCGGTCCCGCCGAGGCCGACATTGACTTTGACATCATCAAGAACGATAACGACACCTTCACCGTCAAGTACACTCCCCCCGGCCCGGGACGATACACCATCATGGTGCTGTTTGCCGATCAG GAAATACCCATCAGCCCCTTCCGCATTAAAGTGGATCCCTCCCACGATGCTAATAAAGTAAAGGCAGAGGGACCGGGACTCTGCAAGACTG GCGTGGAGGTGGGCAAGCCGACCCATTTTACGATCTACACTAAAGGGGCAGGCAAGGCCACGCCCGAGGTGCACTTCACCGGCGCTCTGAAAAGGGAGGCGGTCACCGACTTTGAGATCATCGATAACCACGACTACTCCTTCACCGTGCGCTACACGGCGATACAGcag GGCAACATGAGTATCTCCGTGAGCCATGGAGGAGACCCCATACCCAGAAGCCCCTTCACCATCACAGTGGCTCCTTCCCTCGACCTCAGTAAGGTCAAAATCCAAGGACTTAACACAA aagtagATGTTGGGAAGGATCAGGAGTTTACCATCAACACACGTGGCGCGGGTGGCCAGGGCAAGGTTGATGTGAAGATCACCTCACCATCTCGACGGCCAATCCCATGCAAGGTTGAGTCTGGAACAGCCAATGAAGTGCACACTGTGAAGTACATCCCTCCGGAGGAAGGCCCATATAAAGTAGACATCAGTTACGATGGGAACCCTGTACCAGGAAGTCCTTTTACTGTAGAAGGGGTCATGCCCCCTGACCCCTCTAAA GTGCGAGCCTACGGACCGGGCCTGAAGGGAGGAACTGTGGGTAAACCGGCACCGTTCGCCATTGACACCAAGGGCGCCGGCACGGGGGGCCTGGGGCTGACGGTGGAGGGGCCGTGCGAAGCCAAGATCGAGTGCCAGGACAACGGAGACGGCTCGTGCTCCGTGTCGTACCTCCCCACGGAGCCGGGCGAGTACGCCATCAACATCCTGTTCGCAGACGCGCACATCCCCGGCTCGCCCTTCAAAGCCACCGTGCAGTCCGTGTTCGACCCGAGTAAGGTGACGGCCAGCGGGCCGGGCCTGGAGCGGGGCAAGGTGGACGAGGCGTCCCGCTTCACGGTGGACTGCTCCAAAGCCGGGGAAGCCGAGCTCACCATCGAGATCATCTCGGACTCGGGGGCCAAGGTGGAGGTGCACGTGCAGAACAATAGTGACGGGACGTACTCCATCACCTACATCCCGCCCTTCCACGGCATCTACACCATCACCATTAAGTACGGCGGCCACGCCGTGCCCAAGTTCCCCGCCCGTGTTCAGGTGGATCCCTCCGTCGACACCAGCGGGATCAAGGTTTACGGTCCAGGGGTGGAACCCAAAG gagtCCTCAAAGAAGTCACCTCACACTTCATCGTGGACACGCGTGCGCACAACAAGATGGGCGGCAACCACATCAAGGTCCGCATTGTCAACCCTTCGGGCGTTAACACGGAAGCCTACGTCACTGACGTAGGCGACGGAACCTATAGGGTGGAGTACACTGCTTATGAGGACG gtgtgcacCTGATCGAGGTGCTGTACGATGACGTGTCTGTCCCGAAGAGCCCGTTCAGGGTGATGGTGACCGAGGGTTGTGACCCTAGCCGCGTACGTGCCTACGGACCCGGTTTGGAAGAGGGTCTGGTCAACATACCCAACCGCTTCACCGTGGAGACCAG GGGTGCAGGCACTGGTGGTCTGGGTTTAGCCATCGAGGGACCCTCCGAGGCCAAGATGTCCTGTAAGGACAACAAGGACGGCAGCTGTAGTGTGGAGTACATCCCCTTCACCCCGGGAGACTATGACGTCAACATCACGTTCGGAGGCCTGCCCATCCCTG GCAGTGCCTTCCGAGTGCCAGTGAGAGAGCTGGTGGACCCCAGTAAGGTCAGGTGCTCCGGACCGGGCCTGGGCAACGCGGTGCGGGCGCACGTGCCCCAGACCTTCACCGTGGACTGCAGCAAGGCCGGCCTGGCCCATCTGGAGGTGCTGTTGTACGGGCCGAGTG GGGCGGCGGAGCCCGTCAGCGTCACAGACAACGGCGACGGCACGCACACTGTGATATACACCCCCGCCAAAGACGGCCCTTACACCGTGTGCGTCAAATACGCAGACCAGGAGGTTCCGCGCAG TCCGTTTAAGGTGAAGGCCCTGCCCGCTCACGACGCCAGTAAGGTTCGTGCCAGTGGACCTGGTCTCAACGCCTCGGGTGTGCCTGCCAGTCTGCCCGTGGAGTTCACCATCGATGCCCGCGATGCCGGCGAGGGACTCCTCACTGTCCAGATCCTG GATCCGGATGGGTGCAGGCGTGAGGTCTCTCTATATGTGGAGGACTGGGGACGGAGGGTGTGGGACAGTCATATTGTAAAGGGCACCATCCCCTTCTATATTCTTAGGAAAGGCTGT GATCCAGAAGGAAAACCCAAAAAAGCCAACATCAGGGACAACAGAGACGGGACGTACACCGTGTCCTACGTGCCAGACATGGCGGGCCGctacaccatcaccatcaaATACGGCGGCGATGAGATTCCCTACTCGCCCTTCCGCATCCACGCCTTGCCGTCCGGCGATGCCAGCAAGTGCCTGGTCACAG TGTCCATTGGAGGACATGGCCTAG GTTCAGGACTCGGATCCACCATTCAGATTGGCGAGGAGACCGTCATCACCGTGGACGCCAAAGCAGCAGGGAAGGGGAAGGTGACCTGCAAAGTGTCCACACCGGACGGCGCCGAGCTGGACGTGGACGTGGTGGAGAACTCGGACGGGACCTTCGACATCTACTACACGGCACCAGAGCCGGGGAAATACGTCATCACCATCCGCTTCGGAGGGGAGCAGATACCCAACAGTCCTTTCCACGTGGTG GCAAGCGAGGAGCGCGTGACGGCCATGAATGGCATGGAGCCGATGCTCCGCCCCTTCCACCTGCTCATCCCCTTCACTGTGCAGAAAGGAGAGATCACAG GTGAGGTGCGAATGCCGTCAGGTAAGACCGCCCGCCCTCACATCACTGACAACAAGGACGGCACGGTGACGGTGAAATATGCCCCCACTGAGAAAGGCCTGCACGAGATGGACATCAAATATGACAGCAACCACATCCCAG GAAGTCCACTGCAGTTCTATGTTGACGCCATAAACAGTGGTCATGTGACTGCTTTCGGGCCTGGCTTGAGTCACGGCACGGTCAACAAACCCGCCGTCTTCACGATTGTCACCAAGAACGCAGGGGAAG GTGGGCTGTCTCTGGCGGTGGAAGGCCCCTCAAAAGCAGAAATCAGCTGTAAAGACAACAAAGATGGCACATGCACGGTCTCCTACCTGCCTACCGCACCAGGAGACTACAACATCATCGTCAAGTTCGATGACAAGCACATCCCTGGGAGCCCTTTCACTGCCAAGAttacag GAGACGATTCTATGAGGACATCTCAGCTGAACGTTGGTACGGCAACAGACGTGTCTTTGAAGATCACAGAGACGGACCTGAGCTCACTCACAGCTAGCATCAGAGCCCCATCTGGCAACGAGGAGCCCTGTCTGCTCAAGAGGTTGCCTAACCGCCACATCG GTATCTCCTTCACCCCCAAGGAGGTGGGCGAGCACGTGGTGAGCGTGAAGAAGAGCGGCAAGCACGTGACCAACAGCCCCTTCAAAATCATGGTGGGCCAGTCGGAGATCGGCGACGCCAGCAAGGTGAAGATGTTTGGCAAGGGCCTGGTGGAGGGACGCACCTTCGAGGTGGCCGAGTTCATCGTGGACACCAGGAGTGCAG GCTATGGAGGACTGGGCCTGTCTATCGAGGGACCAAGCAAAGTGGACATTAACTGTGAGGACGTGGAGGACGGAACGTGCCGGGTGACCTACTGTCCCACAGAGCCAGGCACCTACATCATCAACATCAAGTTCGCTGATCAACACGTACCAG GGAGTCCGTTCACGGTGAAGGTGTTGGGCGAAGGCAGGATGAAGGAGAGTATCACCAGGAGGAGGCAGGCTCCGTCCATCGCCACCGTGGGCAGCACCTGCGACCTCAACCTCAAGATTCCAG GGAACTGGTTTCAGATGGTGTCGGCCCAGGAGCGTCTGACGCGCACGTTTACGCGCAGCAGTCACACGTACACGCGTACGGAGCGCACGGAGTTCAGCAAGACGCGGGCGGGCGAGACCAAACGGGAGGtgcgggtggaggagagcacGCAGCTCGGGGCCGACCCCTTCAGGGACGTGTTTGGAGGCTTCATGGGCCGCGACAACATGGGGCCCTTCAGCGGGGCCCAGGCCCGTCAacccgagg gcgAGACGAGCACTCAGGAGATGACGGCGCTGGTGACGAGTCCCAGCGGCAGGACGGGGGACGGCGAGATCGTGGAGGGCGAGGACAGCACGTACAGCGTGCGCTTCGTACCGCAGGAGATGGGTCCCCACACAGTCAGCGTGAAGTACCGGGGTCAACACGTGCCCGGCAGCCCCTTCCAGTTCACCGTGGGGCCGCTCGGGGAAGGAGGGGCCCACAAAGTGCGTGCCGGCGGCACCGGACTGGACCGAGGGGTGGCGGGAGTGCCCG CGGAGTTCAGTATCTGGACACGGGAGGCAGGTGCGGGAGGCTTGTCCATCGCTGTGGAGGGTCCCAGCAAGGCGGAGATCTCCTTCGAGGACAGGAAGGACGGTTCCTGCGGGGTGTCCTACGTGGTCCAGGAGCCTG GTGACTATGAGGTGTCAATCAAATTCAATGACGAGCACATCCCAGACAGCCCTTTCATCGTTCCCATAGCAACACTGTCCAGTGATGCCCGCAGACTTACTGTCACAAGCCTGCAG GAGATGGCTCTGCGAGTGAATCAGGAGGCTTCCTTCGCAGTACAGCTGAATGGAGCCAGAGGCGTGATCGACGCCAAAGTCCACACGCCCTCCGGCGCCGTGGAGGAGTGTTACATTACAGAACTCGACAACG ATAAGCACGCCATCCACTTCACGCCTCGGGAGAACGGCGTGCACTCCATCCACGTGTGCTTCGATGGAGGCCACATTCCCGGCAGCCCCTTCAAGATCCGCGTGGGCGAGCCGGGCCAGGCCGGAGACCCGGGCATGGTGTCGGCATTCGGGCCGGGCCTGGAAGGTGGAACCACCG GCATTCCCTCCGAGTTCGTCGTGAACACGTGCAATGCCGGTTCAGGCGCCCTGTCCGTCACCATCGACGGCCCCTCCAAGGTCAAGATGGACTGCCAGGAGTGTGCGGAGGGTTACAAGGTCACGTACATGCCCATGGCTCCCGGCAGCTACCTCATCTCCATCAAATACGGGGGGCCGCAGCACATCGTCGGCAGCCCTTTCAAAGCCAAAGTCTCCG GTGCGCGTCTGTCTGGGGGCCACAGCCTCCACGAGACCTCCTCAGTGCTGGTGGAGACGGTGACCAAGTCCTCCACCACAGCCggctccaccttctcctccctGCCCAAGTTTTCGTCCGACGCCAGCAAGGTGGTGTCCCGAGGGGCGGGCCTGTCCACGGCCTTCATCGGCCAGAAGAACATCTTCACAGTAGACTGCAGCAAAGCAG GAACAAACATGCTGATGGTGGGAGTTCATGGCCCGAAGGCTCCATGTGAGGAGGTCTACGTCAAACACATGGGCAACAGGATGTACAACGTCACCTACACTGTCAAGGAGAAAGGAGACTACATCCTCATCGTCAAATGGGGTGACGAGATGGTGCCCGGAAGTCCCTTCCGGGTCACAGTGCCTTAA